GAGGGACCTGCGTCGCCAGGTGGAGGCCTTGACCAATCAGAGGAGCCGTGCCGAGGTGGAGAGGGACAACCTGGGAGAAGACTTGGACAAACTCAAACTCAGgtaggaaagagggggagaagggaggaagagaggcgaGAGGAGCAGGATGAGGGGGAGTGGAAGGGAAGGAGGGGGTAGGAGACTGAGGAAGagcagggggagaaagaggggagaaataTGGCAACTAGAAGTTACTGTAAAACTACTGATGTAAATAGaacttcataaatacatttgattgattgaataatTGCTCAGTTGATGTTAGACTACAGGGGTGTAGTTTCTGATTGGTGGATACGTGGATGAAGGAGAGGATAATGGGTAAGATTAGAGAGAGGAGAACTCTAGGAGTGTAGATCCTAGTGTAAAGTAAGCGTGACATTTCAGCCACCAAAAGCAGCACTGATATCATGGCTGGTTCATGCATACAGTCCCCTGGGATTTCAGTCAGTGCCTCTCGATTAGCTGTTGGGGTTTAGCTGGTTTGTTTGTTGTGGTTACAGCAAGTATTTTAAAACTTGGTCATATCGCTCAGTACAAGTGGACTGATTGTGAAGTGCTGTTGAAGACGTTGTGCATTTGGATTCTTACTGCAAGTAAAATAGGTCAGGTTTTATCAAATGTGTGATAGTCTTACTGCCATTTGCATAGCTGCGCGATCAGCATGCCCCCTCTGCTGTTGAAGTGTAGGCCTGGATGACATATTAAATACGCAGTGCATGTGTGGGGCTGAGCGGCAGCACAGAATCTTCCGTGGCGTTCTCATTCAACCCGTGAACTAGGAGAGAAGCGCTAGCGATTAATAAAGACTGGCGAATAAAGAAAGAGTCTTGTCCCAACTCCAGTGGACCTTTAAGTCAACAAGATCCGTCCCCCACCTAGCATCCTTCTGaaggactagacccagcctccttCTGaaggactagacccagcctccttCTGaaggactagacccagcctccttCTGAAGGACTAGACCCAGCATCCTTCTGaaggactagacccagcctccttCTGaaggactagacccagcctccttCTGAAGGACTAGGCCCAGCATCCTTCTGAAGGACTAGACCCAGCATCCTTCTGaaggactagacccagcctccttCTGaaggactagacccagcctccttCTGaaggactagacccagcctccttCTGaaggactagacccagcctccttCTGaaggactagacccagcctccttCTGaaggactagacccagcctccttCTGaaggactagacccagcctccttCTGAAGGACTAGACCCAGCATCCTTCTGAAGGACTAGACCCAGCATCCTTCTGaaggactagacccagcctccttCTGaaggactagacccagcctccttCTTACATTAGGGTATGGTCTAAGCCTCTAGCCCTTACAGAGGCATGTCCTTACTGTCGCCACGGGTCCGACTCTATAAAAGGCCAGGAATTAAAACATCTGTATTCAGACAGATACAATCCAGATCTGGCCATCTGTCAGTACGGCCTTTTGGCGTCTACAGCTGGAATTCAAAATGTTAGATCCACACGGCAGTCCTAAACTATTTCCGGGTGGCAAATCACTTGTTATTAGACAGGTGaagtgcctagttaaataaaggttaaatcaattaaaaaatacaaaatgaaagGTGCGGACACATAAAAGACACAATTGTGATCGGGTCTCACTCCATCTCTTTGTCCGACTGTGTTTCCAGGCTGCAGGAAGAGATCCTTCAGAGGGAGGACGCAGAGAACAACCTGGCTGCTTTCAGAGCTGTGAGTCCAACACTATTAAATCAACACAGGTTATGAATATGATAACGTGTTCATGTCTCACCACTAGTATTTTCCTTCCTTTTCATCGAAATGCAGACCGGATCGTCATTTGAACTGCCACCccgctgggcacagacgtcagtcgGTTTAACGCTAAGATCGTTTTGACTTCTCAGCTAAAATAAATCACTATATCATTGaatttaggttcaaagttgggtgaaaaaaaaacCCAAATGCCCTTAGTTTTCCACGCTGATTCAAAGTCATCACATTTATTTTGGAGGGTTGAAGTGACGTGGGAACAATGTTGATCCaatcagtttttgcccagtgagaTCTGTTGAATTCATCTCGTCTAACGTCTGTCGGTTCTAGGATGTTGATGCTGCCACTCTGGCCCGTCTAGACTTGGAGAGACGCATCGAGACCCTACAGGAGGAGATCGCCTTCCTCAAGAAGATTCATGAGGAGGTATGTTACTCAAGTCTGTGTATTTTAATGTGCTATGTGTTATTAcagttggtctgtctgtctgtcagtgcatCTGGtcattccatctgtctgtctctctgtggtaggaatgaacaaaaacacacacacacacacataaaaacagacacatcacacaaacacacacacacacacaatctctgcAGGCGCAGTGGGCAGTTGGCACTGGGCCTGTGGGCTGCTGTACAAGGTCTGTGTAATCTCCTACAACAGACTCATTACTCTCTGAGACAGGAGTGgatacacacaaatcaaatcaaggtttgtgtcacatgctttgtgaacaacaggtgtggactaacagtgaaatgctgacttgccGACCCTTCCCAGcaacgcagagagaaagaaaatattcAAACGATAGAAAAGTCAAACGCGTGATAATAGATACACGATGAGTGacgataacttggctgtatacaaggggtaccagtactgagtccatgtgcaggggaacaaggtcattgaggtagatagGTACATATAACTAGGAGTAAAGTGACAGatcataaacagtagcagcagtgtacgtgATGAGTCTAAAGGAgcaatgcagatagttaaatagttaaccaatagctaacACAGACTAACTATTTAGCAAACACTCATACTGTTTTATAAAAGGTCAAGCAACActatttgtgtgggtgtgtgtgtatgtgcctctTAACAGACAATGGAGAAGAGAAATCTGCAGAAACCTTAACCTATcgacctcccccctcctctctacttcacctcaccctccctcttctctacctctccccacctccacctccctccacaccTCACCTGCAGGAGATCCGTGAGATGCAGTCCCAGATGCAGGAGACCCAGGTGCAGATCCAGATGGACATGTCCAAGCCGGACCTGACAGCTGCCCTCAGGGACATCAGGGCCCAGTACGAGGGCATCGCAGCCAAGAACATCTCGGAGGCCGAGGAGTGGTACAAGTCTAAGGTGATTGGggggtggggagacagagaggaagggggagagaggggggatggggatTGGGAGATTGatagatagagaatagagagatcaatcgggggggggggggggggcgcgcaATTACTGTGACGTCAGATAAAGTGATGTACTTCCTGTAGGTGACAGACCTGAACCAGGCGGTGAACAAGAACAACGAGGCTCTGAAGCAGGCCAAGATGGAGACCATGGAGTTCAGACACCAGCTCCAGTCCTACACCTGTGAGATTGACTCACTTAAAGGCACCGTAAGTCTCTGTCTGAATACTATCCTCACGACACCCTTTATTCCtcctcaaatccttctgttcttTCATAAGTCTTACCACCACGCTTTCATTCCTTTCCTTCTCATTTTCTTCACTTTGTCCTTGCCTGGTCTGCAAGTTCACTTCCAAGAAACATGACGACACACTTCTCCATGTCAATCTCTTTCTCtaatttctctccccctccttttctccccctcccctcttccaccctctcaactcctccacctccacctcacccccaccctcctcctaccactctcccactctcccatcctccccctaaccccctctccctcccggCAGAACGAGTCTCTGATGAGGcagatgagagagatggaggagcgcCACGGGCGGGAGGCCGGCGGGTTCCAGGACACCATCTCCCGTCTGGAGGCCGAGATCGCCAACATGAAGGATGAGATGGCCAGGCACCTGAGAGAGTACCAGGACCTGCTCAACGTCAAGATGGCCCTGGACGTGGAGATAGCAACCTACAGGAAActgctggagggagaggagagcaggtatggagggagaagaggagagagaggaatgaggagaggagagcaggttcGATTGGGGGGGTGACAGAGAagcaggaggagggaggcaggacAAAAGAATagaggagggcaggagagaggaagggatagaggtgaaagggatagaggagggcaggagagatagatagattggagagagagaggagagagagagatagagggcaggagagattgagagggaggagggcaggagagatggagcgatagaggagagcaggagagatggAGCGATAGAGGAGGGCAGGAGATAGGGGAAAGGAAGAGAAGACAGTGGCAGGGGGTTGAAGGAGGGCTGAAGGAATAGagtgaggagaaaggaggagagtgctgaggacagaggggtgatggatTATCTTGTATGACAACGGTATTTGGTATCACTGCTAAAAACTGacatcccccttctctccctctgtaggaTTTCCCTGCCCATACAGAACTATTCCACCATGACTTTCCgtggtaagaacacacacacacacacacacacacacactatgcattTGTCAAAAACTGCTGCAAAATAGATGAGTTACAGCATCACGCCACAAGAGGGCACAATTGATACAAGTAGCTAAGTCTTTTGCAGTTTACTTCAGCAGAAATCGAAAGTGACAGGATGGAACTTCAAATGATCCTCACTTGACCCCTCACTGCTGATGCATAAATAGAACCATTCATTAATTGATTTTAAGGGGTGACACAAAATTGAAAAAGGTGAACAGAGTTGTTGTAAAGATGATGAATATTTAATTTTACGGTTGTCTGTCTGGACAGAAACGAGCCCAGAGCATCATCATCGCGTTGCTGAGTCACACTCAAAGAAAAGTGTCCTTATCAAGACCATCGAGACCCGCGACggagaggtaacacacacacacacccaccctgacagacacacacctgtTTGTAGTGTGAACCTAGAGACACCCAGACTTGTATTTGAGAGAAAATCTAAAACTCCTCTCCTCCCGTTGACAATGTAAATCCACCGAAGGTTTCCGTTCCACCCGACTCAAGTTCTCACAAGCCATACTGTTCTATCAACACACATTGTAGCTTTACCTTGCACCTGTATCTTTCCTAATAGTATAACAGGCTTGTTATCTCACTTCTGATACACCAATCTCCAGCTTTCTTTTCCTCAAGATACAGTAAATGTCTCCTTTGTCTCCCCCTATAGGTGGTCTCTGAGTCAACACAGCACCAGCAGGATATCATGTAACAGACAGCAGAAGAGAAGATGAAGACCGCGGGAAGACAACAAGACGAAATTAAAAGGACTTTAACAACTCACCCTGGTGGCCCTTAGCTGTTCTTATTTGAAAGACGTTAAGTGTTTTAAAGACACAAAGGTCGTTCCCTCGAGTTAAATGGTCAAAAAGCTGGGTGACTTCAAGTTCGAGCCGACCTGTTTGTAACTTCCTACTACATCTATGTGCACCGTTTGCCTTTATttatgactatatatatat
This genomic interval from Oncorhynchus clarkii lewisi isolate Uvic-CL-2024 chromosome 18, UVic_Ocla_1.0, whole genome shotgun sequence contains the following:
- the LOC139373211 gene encoding desmin-like; this encodes MSSYRSSAQSAQSGSSSYRRTFGAGYSPAMSHSLYSSRGSGGGLGLGHGGSGHISSRVYEVTKTSASPSYSGYRTSSHFGGPVMSSTAHGSRSYAGMGETLDFSLADALNQEFLHTRTNEKVELQHLNDRFASYIEKVRFLEQQNATLVVEIERLRGREPTRIADLYEEEMRDLRRQVEALTNQRSRAEVERDNLGEDLDKLKLRLQEEILQREDAENNLAAFRADVDAATLARLDLERRIETLQEEIAFLKKIHEEEIREMQSQMQETQVQIQMDMSKPDLTAALRDIRAQYEGIAAKNISEAEEWYKSKVTDLNQAVNKNNEALKQAKMETMEFRHQLQSYTCEIDSLKGTNESLMRQMREMEERHGREAGGFQDTISRLEAEIANMKDEMARHLREYQDLLNVKMALDVEIATYRKLLEGEESRISLPIQNYSTMTFRETSPEHHHRVAESHSKKSVLIKTIETRDGEVVSESTQHQQDIM